In a single window of the Streptomyces sp. CGMCC 4.7035 genome:
- a CDS encoding DUF6086 family protein codes for MSQYFDMGDETLWNPSNGASRLFLRQLAVFEAELGLSSGIGPMESDECQIERDSFELFVNALLARHRRTSHGIVLALSEGFIATVLVLAERAGITVDWALLGATPDGALQDVQVSTLTGMSTPPEGETWASRLQERSWELGRFMAR; via the coding sequence ATGAGCCAGTACTTCGACATGGGCGACGAGACCCTGTGGAACCCGTCCAACGGGGCGTCCCGCTTGTTCCTGCGCCAACTGGCGGTCTTCGAGGCGGAGCTGGGACTCTCGTCGGGTATCGGGCCGATGGAGAGCGACGAGTGCCAGATCGAGCGGGACTCCTTTGAGCTCTTCGTCAACGCCCTGTTGGCGCGGCACCGCAGAACGAGTCACGGGATCGTGCTGGCCCTCTCCGAAGGCTTCATCGCGACGGTGCTGGTGCTCGCGGAGCGCGCCGGGATCACGGTGGACTGGGCACTGCTCGGCGCCACTCCGGACGGCGCGCTCCAGGATGTGCAGGTCTCGACCCTTACGGGGATGTCCACCCCGCCGGAGGGTGAGACCTGGGCGTCACGGCTGCAAGAAAGGTCATGGGAGCTGGGACGCTTCATGGCCCGTTGA
- a CDS encoding RHS repeat-associated core domain-containing protein, with protein sequence MNSLGIPGPSAGRGGGTRKRWSRRIAAATGLALLPGLLTPVAFASAPDPLGRPELKDPRAAKVTPFTAKANKQAAAVVKKAAEADQAAAARARHDQQQQITWPKAGKASLTMPANGTAKASPGSLPITLTAPGKGVAAQSVSVQVLDQNTAAKLGVKGVILKVVGTKGGGKTRLSIGYSAFASAYGGDWAGRLRLFRLPDCALDHPTQATCRTRTELDSTNNRAQDRIAAPLTLASSSRPMMLALAAGTKSGAGDYKATPLSASSTWEAGGSSGSFTWSYPLRVPPAAAGPQPDLAISYDSGAVDGRTANTNNQGSQIGEGFDLTSSYIERKYGSCDDDGQDGKYDLCWKYDNASLVLNGKASELVKDDTTGKWHLKDDDASTVTRGTDAENDDDNGEYWTIVTGDGTKYVFGLNKLDGAATDERTQSVWTVPVFGDDEGEPGYSDGTSFSGRAKKQAWRWNLDYVEDTHGNAMSYWYTAEQNNYDKLGDDNTGTGYVRGGYLKEIRYGQRAGALFSGSPAASDKVVFDYAERCLASGTGCDSLTEDTRDNWPDVPFDAICKNDDKCTGNIGPTFFTRKRLTTITTYAWNAAASTPAFEAVDVWSLKQLYLDPGDTGDSTDQSLWLDEIKHTGKRGADLSLDPVKFSHVMLPSRVDGAADDILPLNKPRLKTVTSETGAQTIVTYLDADCTAGGTKPKLDENTKRCYPVYWSPNGEKDPVLDWFQKYPVSSVSTTDPRGGSEAVQHTYQYTGGGAWHYNEDPMTPAKERTWSIWRGYGQVTHLTGISSKPQSKTVTVYLRGMNGDRVLEADGKTLDPDTRKTVKVSGIKAGEITDSEQYAGFTRETVTYNGDAEVTGTVNDPWSKRTATQHKSYADTEAYYVRTGATHSRTNITSKLTPYDRVRTVKTTYDDYGLAETVEDQGDEAVSGDEKCTRTWYARNDDKGINSLVSRTRTVAKTCATADSALDLPADSSKPGDVVSDTAVVYDAPAATAWSPSQKPTKGEATWTGRAKSYGSDDAPTWQKVSTTTYDTLGRPAIVQDTNDLQVSKTTYVPVAAGPLTSTVVEDAKLYKTTTNVDFATGATLKVTDPNNKVTESEYDSLGRTINVWLPNRLKVLSKTPNYVYNYKVTSSEMSWVSTSTLKGDGSGYNTSYTFYDSLLRTRQTQSPSPQGGRLITLTLYDTRGLAVSQQSDIWDSTSVPAAKAVETSEGQAPIQTDTTYDGAERPVKAVTKVYGVTRWTTDTTYNGDTVATTAPTGGQATAVVTNALGQTTERREYAGPQPTGTQYTTTGYTYTPAGQQLTITGPDKTKWSYEYDLFGRQTAAVDPDKGRATTEYNALDQVTKTTNANAKNNTLLYEYDVLGRKTGMWQTDKTDANKLAAWTFDSLAKGQLDTSVRYDGGVPGKAYTQKVTAYDNLYQVTGSQLILPDGDDSDPLVTAGVPSKLSFTTGYNADGTISQYTSPAVGGLPAETVSYKYDATGHQISSTGTTGYLQGAGFSPQGDLRQLTLGMDGASSAKKAYLNWDYEAGTRRLTRSYVTDDVHGYMPQELKFTQDDAGNVTSIFDATTQGGTTKADFQCFAYDGYSRMTEAWTPKNADCAASGRTVSNIDGAAPYWTSYTYTDGGQRKTEKQHTSSGDKTTTYTYDATSDNKPHTLDNTTGATTASYVYDSTGNTTSRPGPTAQQTLAWNTEGKLAGLTEGTKETSYLYDANGELLIRRAKADGDTVLYLGGGNEVRLTVKGTTKTLSGTRYYTANGQTIAVRTAVSGTAGTKLSFLAADHHGTSSVSLDASTYAVTKRYSTPFGVSRGTKAANWPDDKAFLGKPADGSTGLTHVGAREYDPSIGQFLSVDPLLAPDAPQSLNGYSYADNTPVTSSDPTGLCNDGSCPTRPGPGYENTTPGHVPGKPKKSANTQYAENGESYNGTSHTSSTGDTSSASDTRYSCSGVGPAEVCKPVTGPEDSSTSGGNYLSSLVQNSDFWSGLLQTIGGAISEAGGGVLLASGVVECAVGVLCEVGVPSVAGGTGLIVTGKPMIDSGSDKLGRAFREADGAASGEGSGSSTQVEYGSTDLSRSVQLQRLIDKRKNGNYGAARLEDGTILVGRSASGTHTEEDLIRQAGGRKIVDLYSEREPCARKCQKLVKDMNVTWSYRWNGVDREASNAALNKAIKELFDSP encoded by the coding sequence ATGAATTCTTTAGGCATACCCGGGCCATCAGCAGGCCGCGGGGGCGGAACCAGAAAACGCTGGTCCCGCCGCATCGCCGCAGCTACCGGTCTGGCCCTCCTGCCAGGCCTGCTCACTCCCGTTGCCTTCGCTTCGGCCCCCGATCCGCTCGGCAGGCCCGAGCTGAAGGATCCGCGCGCTGCCAAGGTCACCCCGTTCACGGCCAAGGCGAACAAGCAGGCTGCTGCGGTGGTGAAGAAGGCCGCCGAGGCGGACCAGGCAGCTGCCGCCCGGGCGCGCCATGACCAGCAACAGCAGATAACTTGGCCGAAGGCTGGCAAAGCATCACTGACTATGCCTGCCAATGGCACGGCCAAGGCATCCCCGGGCTCTCTGCCGATAACGCTGACTGCGCCCGGCAAGGGTGTGGCGGCTCAGTCCGTCAGCGTGCAAGTTCTGGACCAGAACACGGCCGCCAAGCTCGGCGTCAAGGGCGTCATCCTGAAAGTCGTCGGCACCAAAGGCGGTGGCAAAACTCGTCTGAGCATCGGGTACTCGGCATTTGCCTCTGCCTACGGCGGTGACTGGGCCGGACGTCTGCGCTTGTTCCGGCTACCCGACTGCGCCCTGGACCACCCGACCCAGGCCACCTGCCGCACGCGCACCGAACTGGACTCGACCAACAACCGTGCCCAGGACCGTATCGCGGCGCCGCTGACCCTGGCTTCCAGTAGCCGGCCGATGATGTTGGCGCTGGCCGCCGGAACGAAATCCGGCGCCGGCGACTACAAGGCGACGCCTCTGTCCGCTTCGTCCACCTGGGAGGCCGGTGGTTCATCCGGTTCGTTCACCTGGTCGTACCCGCTGCGGGTGCCGCCGGCCGCGGCAGGCCCCCAGCCGGATCTGGCGATCTCCTACGACTCCGGCGCCGTCGACGGCCGCACCGCGAACACCAACAACCAGGGCAGCCAGATCGGCGAGGGTTTCGACCTGACCTCGTCGTACATCGAGCGCAAGTATGGCTCGTGCGACGATGACGGCCAGGACGGCAAGTACGACCTGTGCTGGAAGTATGACAACGCCTCGCTCGTCCTCAACGGCAAAGCCTCTGAGCTGGTCAAAGACGACACCACCGGCAAGTGGCACCTGAAGGACGACGACGCCTCCACCGTCACCCGCGGCACCGACGCGGAAAACGACGACGACAATGGCGAGTACTGGACCATCGTCACCGGTGACGGCACCAAATACGTCTTTGGACTGAACAAGCTCGACGGCGCGGCAACCGACGAGCGCACCCAGTCGGTGTGGACCGTTCCGGTCTTCGGCGACGACGAGGGCGAGCCCGGCTACTCCGACGGAACCTCCTTCTCCGGCCGCGCCAAGAAGCAGGCCTGGCGGTGGAACCTCGACTACGTCGAGGACACCCACGGCAACGCCATGTCGTACTGGTACACGGCCGAGCAGAACAACTACGACAAGCTCGGCGACGACAACACCGGGACCGGCTACGTTCGCGGCGGTTACCTGAAGGAGATCCGCTACGGGCAGCGTGCCGGCGCCCTGTTCTCCGGCTCCCCGGCCGCCTCCGACAAGGTGGTCTTCGACTACGCGGAGCGCTGCCTGGCCTCCGGCACCGGCTGCGACTCGCTCACCGAGGACACCCGCGACAACTGGCCGGACGTGCCCTTCGACGCGATCTGCAAGAACGACGACAAGTGCACCGGCAACATCGGTCCGACGTTCTTCACACGCAAGCGCCTGACCACGATCACCACCTACGCCTGGAACGCGGCGGCTTCGACCCCCGCCTTCGAAGCCGTCGACGTCTGGTCGCTCAAGCAGTTGTATCTGGACCCGGGCGACACGGGTGACTCCACCGACCAGTCCCTGTGGCTGGACGAGATCAAGCACACCGGCAAGCGCGGCGCCGACCTCTCCCTGGACCCGGTCAAGTTCAGCCACGTCATGCTGCCCAGCCGGGTCGACGGCGCAGCTGATGACATCCTGCCGCTCAACAAGCCCCGTCTGAAGACGGTCACGTCCGAGACCGGCGCGCAGACCATCGTCACCTACCTGGACGCCGACTGCACGGCCGGCGGAACCAAGCCCAAGCTGGACGAGAACACCAAGCGCTGTTACCCCGTGTACTGGTCGCCCAACGGCGAGAAGGACCCCGTCCTGGACTGGTTCCAGAAGTACCCGGTCAGCTCAGTGTCGACCACCGACCCGCGAGGCGGCTCCGAAGCCGTACAGCACACGTACCAGTACACCGGCGGCGGTGCCTGGCACTACAACGAGGACCCGATGACGCCCGCAAAGGAGCGCACCTGGTCCATTTGGCGCGGTTACGGCCAGGTCACCCACCTCACCGGCATATCGTCAAAACCCCAGAGCAAGACCGTCACCGTCTATCTGCGAGGTATGAACGGTGACCGTGTGCTGGAGGCGGACGGGAAGACCCTGGACCCGGACACGCGCAAGACGGTGAAGGTCTCGGGCATCAAGGCCGGCGAGATCACCGACTCCGAGCAGTACGCCGGCTTCACGCGCGAGACGGTCACCTACAACGGCGACGCGGAGGTCACCGGAACGGTCAACGACCCCTGGTCGAAGCGGACGGCGACCCAGCACAAGTCGTACGCGGACACCGAGGCGTACTACGTCCGTACAGGCGCCACCCACTCCCGCACCAACATCACCAGCAAGCTCACCCCCTACGACCGGGTGCGCACGGTGAAGACCACCTACGACGACTACGGCTTGGCCGAAACCGTTGAGGACCAGGGCGACGAGGCGGTCAGCGGCGACGAGAAGTGCACCCGCACGTGGTACGCCCGCAACGACGACAAGGGCATCAACTCCCTTGTCTCCCGCACCCGTACAGTCGCCAAGACCTGCGCCACCGCAGACTCGGCGCTCGACCTTCCCGCGGACTCCAGCAAGCCTGGCGACGTCGTCTCCGACACCGCCGTGGTCTACGACGCCCCGGCCGCCACCGCCTGGTCGCCTTCCCAGAAGCCCACCAAGGGCGAGGCGACCTGGACCGGACGGGCCAAGTCCTACGGCAGCGACGACGCCCCGACGTGGCAGAAGGTCTCCACGACGACCTACGACACGCTTGGTCGTCCTGCCATCGTCCAGGACACCAACGATCTGCAGGTTTCGAAGACGACCTATGTGCCTGTGGCAGCAGGTCCCTTGACGTCGACCGTTGTCGAGGACGCCAAGCTGTACAAGACGACGACCAACGTCGACTTCGCCACCGGCGCGACGCTGAAGGTGACCGACCCTAACAACAAGGTCACCGAGTCCGAGTACGACAGCCTCGGCCGCACCATCAACGTATGGCTGCCCAATCGGCTCAAGGTTCTGAGCAAGACGCCGAACTACGTCTACAACTACAAGGTCACCAGCTCCGAGATGTCCTGGGTGTCCACCAGCACCCTCAAGGGTGACGGCTCGGGCTACAACACCAGCTACACCTTCTACGACTCGCTGCTGCGCACCCGGCAGACCCAGTCGCCGTCCCCTCAGGGCGGCCGACTGATCACCCTGACCCTCTACGACACCCGAGGGCTTGCAGTCAGCCAGCAGTCCGACATCTGGGACAGCACCTCGGTTCCGGCGGCGAAGGCCGTGGAAACCTCCGAAGGCCAGGCTCCGATCCAGACGGACACCACCTATGACGGTGCCGAACGCCCGGTGAAGGCGGTCACCAAGGTTTACGGGGTGACCCGCTGGACGACCGACACCACCTACAACGGTGACACGGTCGCAACCACCGCGCCGACGGGTGGCCAGGCCACCGCGGTGGTGACCAACGCCCTGGGACAGACCACCGAGCGTCGCGAGTATGCCGGCCCCCAACCGACCGGCACCCAGTACACGACGACCGGCTACACCTACACCCCGGCCGGACAGCAGCTGACGATCACCGGCCCCGACAAGACCAAATGGTCCTACGAATATGACCTGTTCGGGCGCCAAACCGCGGCCGTCGACCCGGACAAGGGCCGTGCGACGACTGAATACAACGCTCTCGATCAGGTCACGAAGACCACCAACGCCAACGCAAAGAACAACACGCTCCTCTACGAGTACGACGTCCTCGGCCGCAAGACCGGCATGTGGCAGACCGACAAGACGGACGCCAACAAGCTCGCGGCCTGGACATTCGACTCCCTGGCCAAGGGGCAGCTGGACACCTCGGTCCGCTACGACGGCGGTGTGCCCGGCAAGGCCTACACCCAGAAGGTCACCGCCTACGACAACCTCTACCAGGTCACCGGCAGCCAGCTGATCCTGCCCGACGGCGACGACAGCGACCCGTTGGTCACCGCCGGCGTGCCCAGCAAACTCTCGTTCACCACGGGATACAACGCTGACGGCACCATCAGTCAGTACACCTCCCCGGCAGTGGGTGGCCTGCCTGCCGAGACGGTGTCCTACAAGTACGACGCCACTGGCCATCAGATCAGCTCAACAGGCACGACCGGCTACCTGCAGGGGGCCGGGTTCTCCCCGCAGGGCGACCTGCGTCAGCTCACCCTGGGCATGGACGGGGCGTCCTCGGCGAAGAAGGCGTACCTCAACTGGGACTACGAGGCAGGCACCCGCCGCCTCACCCGCTCCTACGTCACCGACGACGTCCACGGCTACATGCCGCAGGAGCTGAAGTTCACCCAGGACGACGCGGGCAACGTCACCTCGATCTTCGACGCCACTACCCAGGGCGGCACGACCAAGGCCGACTTCCAGTGCTTTGCCTACGACGGCTACAGCCGCATGACCGAGGCCTGGACCCCGAAGAACGCGGACTGCGCGGCCTCCGGTCGCACGGTGTCCAACATTGACGGCGCGGCGCCGTACTGGACGTCGTACACCTACACCGACGGCGGCCAACGCAAGACGGAGAAGCAGCACACGTCCTCGGGTGACAAGACCACTACGTACACCTACGACGCCACATCGGACAACAAGCCCCACACGCTGGACAACACGACGGGCGCCACGACCGCCAGTTACGTCTACGACAGCACCGGTAACACCACTTCGCGCCCCGGCCCCACGGCCCAGCAGACGCTGGCCTGGAACACCGAGGGCAAGCTGGCAGGGCTCACGGAAGGCACGAAGGAGACCAGCTACCTCTACGACGCGAACGGCGAGCTGCTGATCCGCCGCGCCAAGGCTGACGGCGACACGGTCCTCTACCTGGGCGGTGGCAACGAGGTCCGGCTCACGGTCAAGGGAACGACGAAGACGCTGTCGGGTACCCGCTACTACACAGCGAACGGCCAGACCATCGCCGTGCGCACTGCGGTCTCGGGTACGGCGGGCACGAAGCTCAGCTTCCTGGCCGCGGATCACCACGGCACGTCGAGTGTGTCCCTGGATGCCAGTACGTACGCGGTCACCAAGCGCTACAGCACGCCGTTCGGAGTATCGCGCGGCACGAAAGCGGCCAACTGGCCCGACGACAAGGCCTTCTTGGGCAAGCCGGCCGACGGCTCGACCGGCCTGACGCACGTGGGAGCCCGCGAATACGACCCGTCGATCGGCCAGTTCCTCAGCGTTGACCCGCTACTGGCTCCGGACGCGCCGCAGTCGCTGAATGGCTACTCCTACGCGGACAACACACCGGTCACCAGTTCTGACCCGACCGGCCTGTGCAACGATGGCTCCTGCCCGACCCGCCCTGGACCCGGCTACGAGAACACCACCCCCGGCCACGTTCCGGGCAAGCCGAAGAAGTCAGCCAATACGCAGTACGCGGAAAATGGCGAGAGCTATAACGGCACGTCGCACACCAGCAGTACAGGAGACACGAGCAGTGCCTCCGACACCCGCTATTCGTGCTCAGGAGTCGGCCCTGCCGAGGTCTGCAAGCCCGTCACCGGCCCCGAAGACTCAAGCACCAGTGGGGGCAACTACCTGTCCAGCCTTGTGCAGAACAGCGACTTCTGGTCCGGGCTTCTCCAGACGATCGGTGGTGCGATCAGTGAAGCCGGAGGGGGAGTCCTCCTCGCCTCCGGAGTCGTCGAATGCGCAGTAGGCGTCCTGTGTGAGGTGGGCGTTCCCTCCGTTGCTGGCGGGACAGGGCTCATCGTCACCGGCAAGCCGATGATTGATTCCGGTTCGGATAAACTCGGTCGGGCGTTTCGTGAAGCGGACGGTGCAGCGAGCGGTGAAGGAAGCGGCTCATCCACCCAAGTTGAATATGGAAGTACCGACCTGAGCAGGTCTGTGCAGCTCCAGAGGCTCATCGATAAGAGGAAAAACGGGAACTACGGGGCTGCCCGCCTAGAGGACGGCACCATTCTTGTCGGTCGATCAGCTAGCGGAACCCATACAGAAGAAGACCTGATTCGGCAGGCGGGAGGTCGAAAGATCGTTGATCTCTACTCCGAGCGCGAGCCTTGCGCGAGGAAGTGTCAAAAGCTCGTCAAAGACATGAATGTCACATGGAGTTACCGTTGGAATGGTGTGGACAGGGAGGCAAGTAATGCGGCGTTGAATAAGGCTATTAAGGAGCTTTTCGACTCGCCTTAG
- a CDS encoding laminin G domain-containing protein: MVDEATASAQAQASGEPVEVTADRTEYSTTRANPDGSFTLTQSTTPQRVKQQDGDWGQVDPVLERRPDGRIAPKGAVVDLSFAGGGSGADMIRLAKDGRSVTLGWADALPEPTLSGATATYAGVFDGVDLQLTATAEGYREVLVVKTPEAAQNPALEQVKLTASGHGLSVVPGAGGGLRAIDEDGNAVFRGPAGQMWDSAGDGESGTQTQLMRANAAKAAEGQSQDDPSQPGEGDATAVLPVKVDVGTVAVHPDLDLLRGKDTVYPVFIDPSVGLGASERTKISSDGDKFWMFDGDKGVGKCGTADGYTCGGGYVDRMYFEFAPTKLAGKYVLDATFRARETWSFNCDPHWVDLERTDNISEGTRWPGPAQLDQMGDRYISAGRGDLCSPDQPDKWIEFNDNPEEPDENLKSTVRSFADGKISRLTLMLRAKDESDPRAWKRFDDNAELQVVFAYKPGVPTSVGIIPGNGTTAYCKKSATDPLIVTRTDPIVQASVQTLVESHQGAEEGSLQAEYVVERGDDAAWHQVWSGYMPDTGWHPDGTLEKMRTSDRADRGLYRYKARTQSHWAYDGKSGDLWSSYSGWCYFKIDSTAPKAPRITAGSPYTECATVCEGKGGPGVPGSFTFWPNTADIDSSGHTDVTAYEWKLLTTSAKKVTGGLAVTVNDVTPPLSGTQVLSVRAKDVYNRWGTPQEFTFKVAPAKGAVGRWHFDDGAPGSGLMTAKDTATEGTRHNATLVGDAGTGWSTRARRGDADYSLRLNDDTTDPAQQTGYAATATAVLNTNESFTVSAWVQLSNASANRVIVSAPGTDGSAFALYYSAAYKKWIFSRADKDQKSVAYIRSLADQENPPLNVWTHVAGVFKTEGDDNLPDTDPSNDTIQLFINGRPQGQPVVLAKEASTYTPWNATGGLQFGRSKGGGTYGNYYFGLLDEVAVWQQALSPEQVADDAQLRKDGVPANELVAQWDATSAKGTEIAEGTAYPLTSMKLSASGAKLNEDDNALYLDGTSGYAAATGPVVDETGSFTVSAKVRLDELQLKAKPVGYKAQVAAQRMSGESSWALWVVKPADDVYQWKFTRTAVGSDGKVTESAEVPAADAAELGTWVDITGVFDAQESWEWTDPADGSRSETRYGKLHLYVGEYDQSADDTAGFTAPQQGSGELSLGRGTTAGSTGNYLLGGLQDLRIWTGAMTADQVRSQVLSTPDNI; this comes from the coding sequence GTGGTGGATGAGGCGACGGCCTCGGCGCAAGCTCAGGCTTCGGGCGAGCCCGTGGAGGTGACGGCGGATCGCACCGAGTACTCCACGACCCGGGCCAACCCGGATGGCTCATTCACGTTGACGCAGTCCACGACGCCTCAGCGTGTGAAACAGCAGGACGGTGATTGGGGCCAGGTCGATCCCGTTTTGGAGCGGAGGCCGGACGGGCGGATCGCTCCAAAGGGTGCGGTGGTCGATCTGTCGTTCGCAGGTGGTGGTTCGGGCGCGGACATGATCCGCCTTGCCAAGGATGGCCGTTCGGTCACATTGGGGTGGGCCGATGCGTTGCCGGAGCCGACGCTGAGTGGTGCAACGGCCACTTACGCAGGTGTGTTCGACGGGGTGGACCTGCAGCTGACGGCTACGGCTGAGGGCTACCGCGAGGTGCTGGTGGTCAAAACGCCGGAGGCGGCCCAGAACCCTGCGTTGGAGCAGGTCAAGCTGACTGCGTCCGGGCACGGGCTGTCCGTGGTGCCGGGCGCTGGTGGTGGCCTGCGGGCAATCGACGAGGACGGCAACGCCGTCTTCCGTGGGCCTGCGGGGCAGATGTGGGATTCGGCCGGTGACGGCGAATCAGGCACTCAGACCCAGTTGATGAGGGCCAACGCCGCGAAGGCCGCGGAGGGGCAGTCGCAGGATGATCCGTCACAGCCCGGGGAGGGTGATGCCACCGCGGTGCTGCCGGTGAAGGTGGACGTCGGCACCGTCGCGGTGCACCCGGATCTGGATCTGCTGCGTGGTAAGGACACCGTCTACCCGGTCTTCATCGACCCGTCGGTTGGCCTGGGCGCCTCGGAACGTACGAAGATCTCCTCCGACGGCGACAAGTTCTGGATGTTCGACGGGGACAAGGGTGTCGGCAAATGCGGCACCGCGGACGGCTACACCTGCGGCGGCGGCTACGTGGACCGCATGTACTTCGAGTTCGCGCCCACCAAGCTGGCGGGCAAGTACGTGCTGGATGCGACCTTCCGAGCCCGTGAGACGTGGTCGTTCAACTGTGATCCGCACTGGGTGGATCTGGAGCGCACCGACAACATCTCTGAGGGCACCCGGTGGCCTGGTCCCGCTCAGCTGGACCAGATGGGCGACCGTTACATCTCGGCCGGCCGTGGTGATCTGTGCAGCCCGGACCAGCCCGACAAGTGGATCGAGTTCAACGACAATCCCGAGGAGCCGGACGAGAATCTGAAGAGCACCGTCCGCTCGTTCGCGGACGGCAAGATCAGCCGTTTGACGTTGATGCTGCGGGCCAAGGACGAGAGCGACCCGCGGGCCTGGAAGCGGTTCGACGACAACGCCGAGTTGCAGGTCGTCTTTGCCTACAAGCCCGGTGTGCCCACAAGCGTCGGCATCATCCCAGGCAACGGCACTACTGCCTATTGCAAGAAGTCGGCCACCGACCCGCTGATCGTCACCCGCACGGACCCGATAGTGCAGGCCAGCGTGCAGACGCTGGTGGAGTCCCATCAGGGCGCTGAAGAGGGCTCCCTGCAGGCTGAGTACGTGGTCGAGCGCGGTGACGATGCCGCCTGGCACCAGGTGTGGAGTGGGTACATGCCCGACACGGGCTGGCATCCCGATGGCACGCTGGAGAAGATGCGCACCAGCGACCGTGCGGACAGGGGCCTCTACCGCTATAAGGCGCGGACGCAGTCGCACTGGGCCTACGACGGCAAGAGCGGGGACCTGTGGTCCTCTTACAGCGGCTGGTGTTACTTCAAAATTGACTCGACGGCGCCGAAAGCGCCGCGGATCACCGCAGGCTCTCCTTACACCGAGTGCGCCACGGTGTGTGAGGGCAAGGGCGGGCCGGGTGTCCCTGGCTCCTTCACCTTCTGGCCCAACACCGCAGACATCGACTCCAGCGGCCACACCGACGTCACCGCCTACGAGTGGAAGTTGCTGACTACTTCCGCCAAGAAGGTTACGGGCGGTCTCGCGGTCACGGTCAACGATGTGACCCCGCCGCTGTCGGGCACGCAGGTGCTGTCGGTGCGGGCCAAGGACGTCTACAACCGGTGGGGCACACCCCAGGAGTTCACCTTCAAGGTGGCGCCGGCTAAGGGCGCGGTGGGCCGTTGGCACTTCGACGACGGCGCTCCCGGCTCGGGCCTGATGACGGCCAAAGACACCGCCACCGAAGGCACTCGCCACAACGCGACGCTGGTCGGCGACGCAGGAACCGGCTGGTCGACCAGGGCCCGTCGCGGCGATGCTGACTATTCGCTGCGCTTGAACGACGACACCACCGATCCTGCTCAGCAGACCGGCTACGCAGCGACGGCAACAGCCGTGCTCAACACCAACGAGTCCTTCACGGTATCTGCCTGGGTGCAGCTGTCGAACGCCTCCGCCAACCGGGTCATTGTGTCCGCACCCGGAACCGACGGCAGCGCATTCGCGCTGTACTACTCCGCCGCATACAAAAAGTGGATTTTCAGTCGCGCGGACAAGGACCAAAAGAGCGTGGCCTACATCCGCTCGCTGGCGGACCAGGAGAATCCGCCTCTGAATGTGTGGACGCACGTGGCGGGCGTGTTCAAGACGGAAGGCGATGACAACCTCCCCGACACGGATCCGTCCAACGACACCATTCAGCTGTTCATCAACGGTCGGCCCCAGGGCCAGCCGGTGGTGCTGGCCAAGGAGGCGTCCACCTACACCCCCTGGAATGCCACTGGCGGCCTGCAGTTCGGTCGCTCGAAGGGCGGCGGCACATACGGAAACTACTATTTCGGCTTGCTGGATGAGGTCGCGGTGTGGCAGCAGGCCCTGTCGCCGGAGCAAGTCGCCGACGACGCCCAGCTCCGCAAAGATGGCGTGCCCGCCAATGAACTGGTGGCCCAGTGGGACGCCACCTCGGCCAAGGGCACCGAGATCGCAGAAGGCACGGCTTACCCGCTGACGTCGATGAAGCTGTCGGCCTCCGGAGCCAAGCTGAACGAGGACGACAACGCCTTGTACCTGGACGGGACGTCCGGGTACGCCGCCGCCACGGGACCGGTGGTCGACGAGACCGGGTCCTTCACGGTGTCGGCCAAGGTCCGCTTGGACGAGCTGCAACTGAAGGCCAAACCGGTCGGCTACAAGGCTCAGGTTGCGGCACAGCGGATGAGCGGGGAGTCGTCCTGGGCGCTGTGGGTGGTCAAGCCTGCGGACGACGTCTATCAATGGAAGTTCACCCGCACCGCGGTGGGCTCGGACGGCAAGGTCACCGAGAGCGCGGAAGTACCCGCCGCAGACGCAGCCGAGCTGGGTACGTGGGTGGATATCACGGGTGTCTTCGACGCGCAGGAGTCCTGGGAGTGGACCGATCCTGCCGACGGCTCCAGGTCCGAGACTCGCTACGGCAAGCTTCACCTGTATGTCGGCGAGTACGACCAGTCAGCCGATGACACGGCCGGATTCACGGCCCCGCAGCAGGGCAGCGGCGAACTCAGCCTGGGCCGGGGCACCACAGCCGGCAGCACGGGCAACTACCTGCTCGGCGGCCTGCAGGATCTGAGGATCTGGACTGGAGCGATGACTGCCGACCAGGTCCGATCCCAAGTTCTGAGCACTCCCGACAACATCTGA